From the genome of Gemmatimonadota bacterium:
GCGACGATGTCGGAGCGCCGTATCGATCGCCTGGTGCATCCCGACCTCAACCAGGGACTGCCGCCATTCCTTACAAGTGACGCCGGGGTGAGCTCGGGCTTCATGATGGCCCAGGTGACGGCCGCGGCGGTGACGTCGGAGTGCAAGGTGCTGTCACACCCGGCGAGCGTCGACACGATCCCCACCGACGGTGGCAAGGAGGACGTGGTCCCGATGGCGATGGGTGCCGCGGTCAAGTTGCGTCGCATCGTGCAGAACGTGCGGCATGTGCTGGCCGTGGAGCTGCTTTGTGCGATGCAGGGGATCGACTATCGGCGCCCCCTGCGGTCGAGCGTGGCGGTGGAGCGGGCGTACTCGGCATTGCGCAGCGTGGTCCCACCGCTCGGGCGCGATCGGGTGCTTGCCACCGACATCAACGCGGCCGGCGCACTCATCGCGCAGGGCGCGCTCGACAGCTGCATGCCGGCTGTCCATGACTAGGGCAGCGGCTACCATTCTCTCTCGCGACGCCGCCATGTCCCCTACGGCCCGATCGGTCGCCGGCCCACGCCCCGTCCGCGCCCCGCGCGGGACGACGCTCTCCTGCAAGGGCTGGCAGCAGGAGGCGGCGCTGCGCATGCTGATGAACAACCTCGACCCCGACGTGGCCGAGCGCCCGGACGACCTGGTGGTGTACGGGGGGACCGGGCGCGCCGCGCGGAGCTGGGAGGCGTTCGATGCCATCGTCGCGTCGTTGCGGGCGCTGGAGCACGACGAGACGCTGATCGTGCAGAGCGGGAAGCCGGTCGCCGTCTTTCGCACGCAACCCGAGGCCCCGCGCGTGCTCATCGCCAACAGCAACCTCGTGGGGCGCTGGGCGACGTGGGATGTCTTTCGCGAGTTGGAGCGAAAGGGGCTGATGATGTACGGGCAGATGACCGCGGGCTCGTGGATCTACATCGGCTCGCAGGGGATCGTGCAGGGGACGTACGAGACCTTCGGGGCCGTGGCACGCCAGCACTTCGGTGGGTCGCTCGCGGGGCGTTTCGTCCTCACCGCGGGACTCGGCGGGATGGGCGGGGCGCAGCCGCTCGCCGCGACGATGTGCGGCGGCGCGATCCTCGGGGTCGAGGTCGACGAGTCGCGCATCGACAAGCGGCTCGCCACCGGGTACTGCGACCGCAAGACGCGCGAACTCGATGAGGCGCTGCGCTGGATCGACGAGGCGACAGCCGCCGGCACGGCGCTGTCGGTGGGACTCGTCGGCAATGCCGCCGATGTGCTTCCCGAGCTCGTGCGCCGCGGCGTGGTCCCCGATGTGGTGACCGACCAGACCAGCGCGCACGACATGCTCAACGGCTACGTCCCGGCGGGGATGTCGTTCGACGACGCGACCCGGTTGCGCCTGGCGGACCCGACGGAGTACGTGCGCAGGTCGACCGCGTCGGCGGTCGTGCACGTGCAGGCCATGCTCGACCTGCAGGCGCGCGGCGCGGTGACGTTCGACTATGGCAACAATCTGCGCACTGTCGCCTTCGATGCCGGGCTGGCAGACGCCTTCGCCTTTCCGGGCTTTGTCCCGGCGTACGTGCGTCCGCTTTTCTGCGAGGGGAAGGGGCCGTTTCGCTGGGTGGCGCTCTCGGGCGATCCGGCCGACATCCACCGCACCGACGAGCTGGCCCTCGCGCTCTTCCCCGACGACGAACACCTGCGCCGGTGGATCACGCTGGCCCGCGAGAAGATTCACTTCCAGGGGCTCCCGGCGCGCATCTGCTGGTTGGGGCAGGGGCAACGCGCGCGCTTCGGCGTGGCGCTCAACGACCTCGTCGCGTCCGGAGAGCTGTCGGCGCCGATCGCCATCGGGCGTGACCACCTCGACACCGGGAGCGTGGCTTCGCCATTCCGGGAGACCGAGTCGATGAAGGACGGGAGCGATGCCATCGCCGACTGGGCGATCCTCAATGCCATGGTGAACGTGGCGAGTGGGGCGTCGTGGGTCTCGTTTCACCACGGCGGCGGTGTCGGGATCGGCAACTCGCTGCACGCCGGGCAGGTGATCGTGGCCGACGGAACGCCGGAGATGCGCCGGCGCCTTGAGCGGGTGCTCACCAACGATCCGGGGATGGGCGTCGCGCGCCACGCCGACGCCGGCTACGAGCTCGCCATCGCCACCGCCCGACGCGAGGGACTCACGATTCCCATGCTCCCGCCGGGGTGAGCAGTCGATGTTAAGCAGCAAGTACAAGCCGTATCACATCCCGATGTTCCTCGCCAAGTACGCGTGGCTCGTGGCGCGCCGTCGCCCGGTCCTCGTGCACTTCGAGGTGACGATGCGCTGCAACGCGCGCTGTGGCTTCTGCGACTACTGGAAGACACCGGCCGACGCGCGCGAGACGGAGCTCAAGAGCTTTGCCGACGCGGCACGCTACTTCAACCCGATGCTGGTGACCTTCACGGGAGGCGAGCCCCTCCTGCGTCGCGATCTCGAGGACCTGGTCTCGACGGTGCGCGACGCCATCAAGCTCAACTACATCATGCTGATCACGCACGGCGGCATGCTCTCCGTAGAACGTGCGCGTTCGCTCTGGGAGGCCGGCGTCGATCAATTCAACATCTCGCTGGACTACCTCGATGGGCGCCACGACACGGCGCGCGGTATCCCCGGGCTCACCGAGAAGATCTTCAGCACCGTGGCCGGGATGCGGGCGGCCGGCATGCATGGGATTCGCTTCAACGCGGTGATCAAGAACGACAACCTGGACCAGCTCCTCCCGCTGGTGCATCGCGCGGCCGAGGTCGGGGCAGGGGTCAACTTCTCGGTCTACACCGACTTCAAGAACGGGAACCCCGATTTCCTGCTGCAGAACGGCTTCGCCCGGCAGGCGGCCGAGGTGATCGACGAGCTGCTGGCCTACAAGCGCAAGCGGCGCGGGATCATCACCAACTCCGACTACTATCTCGAGCAGATCCCCCGGTACCTGCGCGGGGAGCTGCGAGAGCCCTGCCAGTCGGGGATCCGGACGATCCATGTCGATCCCACCGGGCAGGTGAAGCGCTGTCCCGACTTCCCGACCGATTTCCACTGGACGGAGTTCGAGCAGTATCGCGAGATCGACTGCAACAAGTGCTATTACGCCTGCCGCGGCGAGGCCCAGGCTCCCCTGCGACTCTCGCGGGTCAAGGACGTCTTCGCCTGAACGGGGGGCTGGCGTTCGCTACCGCCGGCGGGGGCGTCCCCCTCTTTCGGGGGCTTCGGCGTTGCCTCACGTTAGGCCTACCCGTCCATCGCCGGAGCCCCCAATGCCCACACGCCTCTTCGTCAACGCCGCCCAAGTCGTCACCTGCGCCGGCCCTGCGCGCGCCCGGCGCGGGGAGGAACTCCGCGACGCCGGCGTGCTGTCCGGAGCCGCGGTGGCGGTGGAGGGGGCGAGAATTGCCGCCGTCGGGAACGAGGACGCGTTGCGTCGCACCTACAGCGACGCCGAGGTGATCGACTGCGGCCGCGGCGTCCTCCTCCCCGGCCTGGTCGATTCGCACACCCATGCGATCTTCGGAAAGGCGCGGTTCGAAGAGCAGGAAATGCGTGCCGCCGGTTACGACTACATGGACATCGCGCGGCGCGGGGGAGGGATCCACGCCTCGGTGCGCGACCTGCGCTCCCGCAGCGAAGATGAGCTGGTGGCCCTCGCGCTCCCGCGACTCCGGCGACTGGCCTCGTACGGCGCCACCACCGTCGAGGTCAAGTCGGGGTATGGGCTTACGCTCGACGACGAGCTCAAGAGCCTGCGGGCCATCCAGCGCCTGCAGGGGCTCCTTCCGCTGCGACTGGTCCCGACCTTCCTGGGGGCGCACGAAATTCCGCTCGAGTGGCGGGGGACCCCGGAAGGACGTGCCGATTACGTGGACTTGATCGTCAAGGAGATGATCCCACGGGTCGTCGAGGGTGGGCTCGCCCAGTTCGCGGACGTCTTCTGCGAGCCGGGGGTCTTCACCCTCGAGGAAACGCGGGCGGTATTGTCTGCCGCCCGTGCCGCCGGGCTGCGTCTCAAGCTGCACGCGGACGAACTGCGCCCCTCCGGGGGGGCAGAACTCGCCGCCCAGCTCGGCGCGACCTCGGCGGACCACCTCGCGGCGATCTCTGAACCGGGGGTTCGGGCGCTGGCCGCATCGGCGACCGTCGCCACGATGCTCCCGGGTACCATGCTGTTCCTCGGGAAGGAGCGACAGGCGCCTGCCCGGGCGCTCATCGACGGGGGGGCGGCCGTTGCCCTGGCAACGGACTTCAACCCCGGTACCTCCCCGACTCCGAACTTTCCGCTCATCCTCGCCCTTGCCGTGAGTCAGTTGCACCTGTCGGTATCCGAGGCCGTCATTGCCGCCACCGTGAATGGCGCGGCGGCGCTTGCGCTTGCCGAGGAGACCGGACAACTCGCCCCAGGCTACTCCGCCGACCTCGCCCTGTTCGACATCGAGGACGTGCGGGAGCTGCCGTATTGGTACGGCGACCGGCGCTGCCGGGCGACGTGGGTGCGCGGAGTGCCATGCGCGGCGTGAGCGAGCGCAGGCTGGTGAACACCGATCGAGGGCGCGCGTCCGTGCGCCCGGGGATTGTCGCGCGCTGATGGCCAATCCCAACATCGCCAAGCTGAAGAAGAAGGCGACCGACTTCGAACAGAAGAAGCAGTTCGATCGGGCGCTCTCGCTGTATATCCAGCTCCTCGAGGAAGCCGGCCGTGACCTCGACGACAGCGACCTGCAGCTCTTCAATCGCGTCGGCGACCTGCTCCAGCGGCAAGGGAACGTCAGCGAGGCGCTCGCCTACTACGAGAAGGCGGTCGACGTCTACGCCGAGCGTGGCTTCCTCAACAACGCCATCGCCCTCTGCAACAAGATCCTGCGCCAGTCACCGGCGCGGACGGCGGTCTACTACAAGCTCGGGAAGATCTCGGCG
Proteins encoded in this window:
- the hutU gene encoding urocanate hydratase; translation: MSPTARSVAGPRPVRAPRGTTLSCKGWQQEAALRMLMNNLDPDVAERPDDLVVYGGTGRAARSWEAFDAIVASLRALEHDETLIVQSGKPVAVFRTQPEAPRVLIANSNLVGRWATWDVFRELERKGLMMYGQMTAGSWIYIGSQGIVQGTYETFGAVARQHFGGSLAGRFVLTAGLGGMGGAQPLAATMCGGAILGVEVDESRIDKRLATGYCDRKTRELDEALRWIDEATAAGTALSVGLVGNAADVLPELVRRGVVPDVVTDQTSAHDMLNGYVPAGMSFDDATRLRLADPTEYVRRSTASAVVHVQAMLDLQARGAVTFDYGNNLRTVAFDAGLADAFAFPGFVPAYVRPLFCEGKGPFRWVALSGDPADIHRTDELALALFPDDEHLRRWITLAREKIHFQGLPARICWLGQGQRARFGVALNDLVASGELSAPIAIGRDHLDTGSVASPFRETESMKDGSDAIADWAILNAMVNVASGASWVSFHHGGGVGIGNSLHAGQVIVADGTPEMRRRLERVLTNDPGMGVARHADAGYELAIATARREGLTIPMLPPG
- a CDS encoding imidazolonepropionase is translated as MPTRLFVNAAQVVTCAGPARARRGEELRDAGVLSGAAVAVEGARIAAVGNEDALRRTYSDAEVIDCGRGVLLPGLVDSHTHAIFGKARFEEQEMRAAGYDYMDIARRGGGIHASVRDLRSRSEDELVALALPRLRRLASYGATTVEVKSGYGLTLDDELKSLRAIQRLQGLLPLRLVPTFLGAHEIPLEWRGTPEGRADYVDLIVKEMIPRVVEGGLAQFADVFCEPGVFTLEETRAVLSAARAAGLRLKLHADELRPSGGAELAAQLGATSADHLAAISEPGVRALAASATVATMLPGTMLFLGKERQAPARALIDGGAAVALATDFNPGTSPTPNFPLILALAVSQLHLSVSEAVIAATVNGAAALALAEETGQLAPGYSADLALFDIEDVRELPYWYGDRRCRATWVRGVPCAA
- a CDS encoding radical SAM protein — protein: MLSSKYKPYHIPMFLAKYAWLVARRRPVLVHFEVTMRCNARCGFCDYWKTPADARETELKSFADAARYFNPMLVTFTGGEPLLRRDLEDLVSTVRDAIKLNYIMLITHGGMLSVERARSLWEAGVDQFNISLDYLDGRHDTARGIPGLTEKIFSTVAGMRAAGMHGIRFNAVIKNDNLDQLLPLVHRAAEVGAGVNFSVYTDFKNGNPDFLLQNGFARQAAEVIDELLAYKRKRRGIITNSDYYLEQIPRYLRGELREPCQSGIRTIHVDPTGQVKRCPDFPTDFHWTEFEQYREIDCNKCYYACRGEAQAPLRLSRVKDVFA